One segment of Marvinbryantia formatexigens DSM 14469 DNA contains the following:
- the spoVG gene encoding septation regulator SpoVG: protein MNITDVRVRKVSKDGKMKAVVSITIDDEFVVHDIKVIDGEKGLFIAMPSRKATDGEYRDIAHPINSETRDRIQNLILRKYEEALLEAAEDTL from the coding sequence ATGAATATCACAGACGTGAGAGTCCGCAAGGTATCAAAGGATGGAAAGATGAAGGCCGTGGTATCGATTACCATTGACGATGAATTTGTTGTTCACGACATCAAGGTGATCGACGGAGAAAAAGGCCTGTTTATTGCAATGCCCAGCAGGAAAGCTACGGATGGGGAATATCGCGATATTGCACATCCGATTAACTCTGAAACACGTGATAGAATACAGAATCTGATTCTGCGGAAATATGAAGAGGCTTTACTGGAAGCCGCTGAAGATACGCTGTAA